DNA from Actinomycetes bacterium:
CGGACAGCGGCGCCCGGCTGCACGCGGCCCCGCCCGCCTGGAGCGGCGTCGGCACCTGGCCGGTCCGTGCCTACGCCCTGGTCGGCTGACGTCAGACCGGCAGGACGGCCCGGCCGATCACGTGCGCGGTCGGCGGGACGCCGCGCTGCCCGCTGAAGCAGAACCGGTGGACGTCGACGACGTCGAAGCCCGCCTCGCCTAGCGAGGCGACCGGGTCGCGGTTGGGGTGACAGCCGCCGGCGGCGCAGGACCCGGCGGACCTCGGCCAGCGTCGCGGCCGGGTCCGGCACCGTGCACATCACCATGGAGAGGACGCCGGCGTCGCAGCTTTCGTCCGCAAGAGGCAGGGCCCCGGACGTCCCGTCCACGACCTCGACCGGCACCGGTGCCGCGAGAGCGAAGCCGCCCGAGTGCTGTCGCAGCGTCGGCTCGGGCTCCACGGCGACGACCCGGGTGACGGTCGCCGGGGAGTGCGCGAAGTTGAGTCCTGACCCGGCGCCGACCTCGCATACCACGCCGGCCAGGTCGGGCAGCAGCTCTCGGCGGTGACCGGTCCCGCCGCGTGTGTCGGCCTTGGGCGCCACCCGGATGTAGGCCTGCGCGAAACGTGGGTTCGGCCGGAACGACCGGCCCTCGTCCTTGGCCGCCCGGTCGTCCATACCGACTCCTGTCCTGTGGTGGCCGTCAGGGGTGGGTCGAGTGCTCGTGCTCGGCGTGCACCTCGCGCTCGAACTGGAAGGTGCTGTGCTCGACGTCGTACTCGTCGGCGAGGCACGTCTGCATCTCGTCCAGCAAGGCCGGCAGGTGGGCGTCGTGGAAGCAGACGTCCTCGACCACGACGTGCGCGGTGAGGACCGGAAGGTTGGCGGCCACCTGGGTGGCGTGCAGGTCGTGCACGCCCCGCACGTGGTCCATCGCGAGCAGCCGGGCCCGCAGCGCGTCGAGGTCGAGCCCGCGCGGCGTCGACTCGAGCAGCACGTCGACGGTCTCGCGCAGCAGCAGCCAGGTGCGCGGCAGGATCAGCAGGCCGATCACCAGTGAGGCGACGGCGTCGGCGCGGTCCCAGCCCAGAGTCGCGATGCAGACCGCCGCCACGAGCACCGCCAACGACCCGAGCGCGTCGTTGACGACCTCGAGGAAGGCGGCCCGCATGTTCATGCTCTGGGACCGCGAGCCGGCGA
Protein-coding regions in this window:
- a CDS encoding cation diffusion facilitator family transporter, which translates into the protein MHQHHQEAKQQRGSDLARQSRRLSVVLAITVTVLLAEVVGAVVSGSLALLADAGHGLTDAAGLALALVATAFAQRPATPRRTWGYRRAEVLGAAAQAAVLLAVGVYVLVEAVRRLADPPEVASGAMLVFGAVGLVGNLVGIAVLAGSRSQSMNMRAAFLEVVNDALGSLAVLVAAVCIATLGWDRADAVASLVIGLLILPRTWLLLRETVDVLLESTPRGLDLDALRARLLAMDHVRGVHDLHATQVAANLPVLTAHVVVEDVCFHDAHLPALLDEMQTCLADEYDVEHSTFQFEREVHAEHEHSTHP